The Limosilactobacillus panis DNA segment AGCACCGGTGGATGCTGACAAGTACGAAGACGGGGTTGCTGTTAAGGTTTCACCAGCAACGGGTGAAACCTGTGCACGTTGTCGGATGGTCAAGGCAGATGTGGGTACCGATGATGCTTACCCAATGCTTTGTGCACGGTGTGCCAAGATTGTCCGGACGAACTTCCCTGAGACAGTGGAGACCGGACTGGAAAAGTAAAAAAAGTGATATAATTTCTTGCTCAAGAAGCCAAACGGTGACATTGATTTTCTTGCGGTGTAAAATGGGAAGAGATAATGAAAAAGGGCGACCTTTCGTATCTTAACCCCGCAAGGTTACTTGAGTAGTGATATATCAATCAGACTTATTTTTAATAGGGGTTGCGGGAAATTACCACAACTCCTATTTTTATTGGCAGGTGAAAATATGCTTAAAGGAAAAGTCAAAAGTTTTGATGAACAAAAGGGGTGGGGATTCATTACCGTCCCCCACGAAGGAGATATCTTTGTTCATTACAGTGGTATTGAGGGTACCAGGCGCCGGGTCCTTCAGGCCGGTGAAGATGTTTCACTGGTGATTGTTCAGGGACATAAGGGCCCGCAAGCCGCCCACATTAAAGTAATTAGCTAGGAGGAATACGATGGATTTTACGGAAAAACCGCTTAGTAGCAAAGAGGTATTTAACGGCCACCTGATCAACGTTGAAGTTCAACAGGTAAAAACCCCTGAGGGCAACATCGCCCAACGAGAAATTGTTCACCACGCACCAGCTGTGGCTATTTTGGCTATCACTAGTGATAATAAGATGTTGTTGGAAAAACAGTGGCGGGCCCCGATTGGGAAGACAACCTTGGAAATTCCGGCTGGGAAGGTTGATTTCCGGGACCAGGCAAGTGCGGACCATGCTGCAAGACGGGAATTGAACGAAGAAACCCGTCTTCAGGCCGGTAAACTAGAGAAGCTTTCTAGCTTCTATACTTCGGTTGGGTGCATGGACGAATACATGACCCTGTATTTGGCAACCGAACTGTCACCAGTTGTAAACGCCCTTCCCAAAGATCAAGACGAAGAGTTAGTGGTAAGAAAAGTTAGTTTGGATGAAGCACAAGCGATGATTGCTTCCGGTGAAATTGAAGATGCTAAGACAATTATGGCCATTTATTATTGGCAGGGAATGAAGTCCAATGGATAATCAAAAGTCGCCGTTTTCTGAAGAAAAACTTTCGCGAAAGCAGTACCGTGAGCAGATTGCACGCACCAGGGCTGCTGGACAGGAACAAGAAGGCGGAGAACAAACCCGCCAGCGCACCGTAGAAGATCAGGAGGAACAAAGCAGTGAAGACAAAACAGCTGTTCTGAAGCGGAAACTTAACATTGCAATTGTTGGACTCATCGTGGCAATCATTGCCGTCTATTTAGTTTTATTTTTTGTCGGGTAAAGGAGTTATTTAAAATGCGTTTTGGAATTATCTGTGCGATGCCAGAGGAAATCAAGGAATTAAAGGCCCAGTTGGTTGGTGGTGTTGCCAAAAGAATCGGTGGCAAGGATTACTTCATGGGACAGATTAGCGGTCAAGATGTTGTTCTTGTAGAATCCGGAATTGGTAAGGTTGAGGCCGGAATTACAACTGAACACCTAATTACGGACTGCCATGCTGACGTGGTGATCAACTCAGGCTCTGCCGGTGGAATCGGCCAGGGGCTCCACGTGGGGGATGTTGTGATTTCTACGGCAACCGCCTACCATGATGTTGACGCCACGGCGTTTAACTACAAGTACGGCCAGCTTCCGGGTAAGGAACCCCGCTTTATAGCCTCAAAAGAGTGGGGGGCAGCACTGAAGGGAGCCGGTCAAAAGACTGGCTTGAATGTCAAGCAAGGCTTGATTGTTTCCGGCGACCAGTTCATCGCCAGTAAAAAAGCAATTGACCAAATCCTTACCCACTTCCCCGATGCCCTCTCCAGTGAAATGGAAGGGGCTGCGGTCGGTCAAGTTGCTACTGACCATGACGTCCCGTACGTTGTCGTCCGGGCAATGTCTGATACTGGCGATGAGGATGCCGGCGTCAGCTTTGATGACTTTATTGTTGACGCAGGGAAGCGGTCAGCCAAGATGCTTTTGCAATTGTTTGCTGACCGGGCTGCACAGTGAAAGGAAGGTTGGTCGTGAACGAAATTTACCTCGATAATGCGGCAACGACGCCGATGACTCCGGAAGTCATCGATGAAATGACTAGACAGATGAAGGAATCATGGGGGAATGCGTCAACTGGATACTCCTACGGCCGGCACGCTAAGTTAGTGATGGAAAACAGTCGCCATGTAATTGCCCAGAGCATTAACGCCGATGATAACGAAATCGTGTTTACCAGCGGGGGAACGGAAAGTGACAATACCGCCATCATTCAGACCGCCTTTGCGCGACAAAAACTGGGAAAACACATCATCACAACGGCTATTGAACATGAGGCAGTTCTCAAGCCATTGCATTTTCTTGAACAACACGGCTTTGAGGTAACCTACCTTCCCGTTGATGAGGATGGTAATATTTCCCTGAATGATTTTAAAGCGGCGCTTCGCGATGACACGATTCTCGTTACAGTCATGATGGGGAACAATGAGGTTGGTAGTCGGTTGCCAATTCATGAAATTGGTGAGATTTTAAAGAACCACCAGGCATGGTTCCACACCGATGCCGTTCAGGCTTATGGCCTGTTACCGATTGACGTAAAAAAGGACCACATTGACCTCTTATCAACCTCTGCTCACAAGTTAAACGGGCCGAAAATGATGGGCTTCCTGTACCGCCGCGAGGGAATCAGTTTTCCAAGCTTCATCAAGGGCGGGGACCAGGAAACTAAGCGTCGTGCAGGGACCGAAAACGTTCCTGCAATTGCGGCTTTTGCCAAGGCAGTGGCAATCGATACCCCAGATGAAAAACAAGCCCGGCAGACACGCTATTACCACTTCAAAAAGAAAATCGTGCAGGGACTTAAGGATAACCACATCCCCTTTGCCGTAAATGGCCAAATCAGTCCGGATAATCTAAACCACGTCCTGAATATCTGGTTCAAGGGCATCTCGACCTACGTCATGCAGACTGACTTGGATTTGGATGGCATTGCGGTCTCCGGTGGGTCTGCATGTACGGCGGGGAGCATCGAACCGTCCCATGTCTTGACAGCAATGTTTGGCCCTGATAGTCCGCGGATTAGTGAATCAATCCGGATTAGTTTTGGGGCACTGAACACGGATGAGGATATTGATAAGCTAATTGCAGCAATTGTCAAAATTGTTCATAAGCTTAACAAGCTTGATAAGGGGGCAAATTAAAGTGGATTTTGCTAAAAGGGTTAAGGTACCGGGGGACCAGACAACGTATTCGTTAAGCCCAGAAGTCAAGCGGTACACCCTGATTGACCTCGGGTTTGAAGAAACCAAGCGGGGTAACTTCGAGTACAAGGGGAGTCTTGATACTGATAACCCCTTTAAGCCGGTGGCCCGGCTTCGAATTTTAATTAATGTCGAACTGACGGGGTTCAAGATGGAAACCGTTACTGGTAACGGGGCACGGAGAATCAATATCTTTAACCACCAACGGTCAGCAGAATTTGTTGAGCAATATCACTTTATTTTAGATGAAATGCTCAAAAGAAACGTATTTAAAAGTGAGGGACAAAAATAGGTGCAGTCCCGAAAGGACTTTGGTACAATGTACGATACTGGATGCATGCGACCTTCAATCGTAGATTATTCCAGAATCTATTTGAAATGATGGTGATTAATGATGACTGACCACAGTCATACTCGTGTCGTTGTCGGGATGAGTGGGGGTGTCGACTCTTCAGTGACCGCGCTGTTGTTAAAGCGGCAAGGCTATGATGTCGTTGGCGTTTTCATGAAAAACTGGGACGATACGGACGAAAACGGTGTCTGTACCGCGACTGAAGACTATAAGGACGTCGCCAAGGTAGCGGCCAAGATTGGTATTCCTTACTACTCGGTTAACTTCGAGAAGGAATATTGGGACCGGGTCTTTAAGTACTTCATCGCAGAATACAAAAAGGGACGGACGCCCAATCCAGACGTTATTTGCAACAAGGAGATCAAGTTCAAGGCCTTCATCGACTATGCTAACCAGTTGGGTGCAGACTACGTGGCTACCGGTCACTATGCCGATTTAAAGCGGGATGCCGATGGACGGATGCACTTGATGCGGGCAAAGGACCAGCATAAGGATCAGACCTACTTCTTAAGTCAGCTGGACTACCACCAACTGGATAAGGTGATGTTTCCCCTGGCTAATTACACTAAGCCGGAGATTCGTCAGATTGCCAAGGAAGCCGGCCTGGCCACGGCGGATAAAAAGGACTCCGTTGGAATCTGCTTCATTGGTGAAGACGGCCATTTCCGTGAGTTCTTGAGTCAGTATATTCCCGCCCAGCCAGGAAACATGGAGACCGTTGATGGCCAAGTTGTTGGCCAACACATGGGATTAATGTACTACACGATTGGTCAACGCCGGGGCCTCGGCCTGGGGGGTAATAAGAAGAGCAACGAGCCTTGGTTTGTGATTGGCAAGGATATTAAGAAGAATATCCTCTACGTCGGTCAGGGCTACCACAATGAGCACCTCTATGCCACCCACCTGGAAGCCAGTGATATCCACTGGGTTGACGATGTTGTCAGCCGTTATGGACATGACTTCCACTGCACGGCAAAGTTTCGCTACCGGCAAAAAGATGTCGGCGTAACTGCCCACATCGCTGAAGATGGCCAGCATGTGACGGTTGAATTTGATGACCCAGCGCGGGCAATCACCCCGGGACAAGCGGTTGTCTTCTATGATGGTCAAGAGTGTCTGGGGAGCGCTATTATTGACCGGGCATACAACAATGAACGGCAGTTACAGTACGTTTAATTAACATAGGATTTAATCCAAGCGGGCATCCTTATTGCCTGCTTATACATATTTCACAATCAATGTGAACATTCATAATATTTTTGGTAAGATAATATATAAAAAAGGTCCGCGATTAACAATGACAAAAGTTTATCTAATTCGACATGGAAAAACAGAATGGAATCTTGAATCCCGCTACCAGGGGGGCCATGGCGATTCACCACTTTTAAAGACAAGTTACCAGGAAATTGAACTGCTTGCCCAATCCCTAAAGAAGGTGGCCTTTGCCCATGCATATGCGAGCCCCTTACGGCGGGCACGGGTAACCGCACAAAAATTAATTAGTCACCTTGATCAACCAATTCCGTTAACGATTGATAGCCGCCTGATGGAGTTTAATCTGGGAAAAATGGAAGGAATGCACTTCGATGACGTTGCTAAGAAGTGGCCAGACGAGCTAAATAATTTCCGCCATCATCCTGACCGTTATAATGAAGCAGTCACGGGCAGTGAAAGTTTCCAGCAGGTGATAGACCGGGTGGGCTCAGCTGTTAAAGAGTTTTGTCGTGTTAATCCGGAAGCCAACATCCTAATTGTTTCACACGGGGCCGCATTGAACGCCACAATAAACGCCTTGATTGGGACCCCCCTTCCGCATTTAAAGGATCGGGGTGGGTTGAGTAATACCTCAACAACTATTTTAAAGACGGATGATGCCGAACACTTCACACTTGAGAAGTGGAATGATACAACTTATCTGCATAAGACCAAGGTCGATCCAACTGATACAATCTAGTAAGGGGTGGCAGTGATGACAGAGAAGAATGAGTTAAAGCAAAGTGAAAAACGGGAAACGGAAAAGTTAGTCCACAAACTGATTCAAGCAATTGATGAACATCCAGAAAAGGTAAATAACTACTATGATCTCGGTTCTTTACTGACCCGCTTAAATGACTATGAACAGGCTGAAGAACTGTTTATGAAGGCCCTTGGGATTTTTGAGGCTAAAAAGGATCAGTCCGCAATCAACCTGTTAAACTACGGACTTGGTAACCTTTACTACGAAGTGGGAAAGCCAAATGCGGCGATTAAGCTTTACAATAAGATCGATGATGACAAGCTAAAGGCGGACTCATACCTGATGCTTGCGCAAAGTTATATGAAAAAGGGGCAGCATAAGCAGGCAGTTGCTTACGGCTTAACGGCTCATGAGTTACGGGCTCAGGATCCGGAAATCAACCAGGTCATTGGTGATTCCCTATTGGCCCTTGGTGAATTTGCGGAGGCTAAAAAATACTATGACGCCATTTTGAAACGTCATCCTGGCCGTGCAGATACCCAGTTCAACCGGGGACTGGTCGCAATGGTGCTGGGCGAACCTTACACGGACTACTTAACGCAGGCTAAACAGTTAAACCCAACTTATTACCAAAAGAGTGAACAACGGTTAGCGGATATTGAAAAGACGCTCCAAAAAACACAATCAAAAAAGAATAAATAGTGCTGGAAAGGATGACTTCAATGGCAACAGAAATGGATTTATTTAAGACGCCACAGGAGCCGTCTTTTTTTGTTGGTCAGGTTCAATCCGAGATTTTTACTAGCCCGGATTCTTTTTATAAAGTGTTGGCGGTCTCTGTGGAAGACGCTAACTTTGATTGGGACGAAAACGAGATCACGGTAACGGGGAGCTTCGGTGACCTGAGTGATGACCAGACTTATCGTTTTGAGGGCCAACTTGTTGAACATCCCCGTTATGGTTGGCAGTTTCAGGCTAAGTCTTACCACGTTAACCGGCCGACCAGTCGAGGGGGCCTGGTGGAATTTCTGGCCAGCAAGCAGTTCCCGGGTGTCGGACAAAAGACGGCCGAAAAAGTGGTCGACGCCCTGGGTACTAACGCCATTGACAAGATTAACGCTGATCCCCATGTCTTAGATCCCCTAAACCTTCGCAAGGCTGTCCGTGATTCACTGGTTGAAAACCTCCAGGCAAACCAGGGGCTTGACCAAGTAATAATTGGCCTTAATGACTTTGGCTTCGGAAGCAACCTGATTTCTTCTATTGTCGATCGCTATGGTGAGGATGCCCTCCAGGTGATTAAGGAGAATCCCTACCAGCTTGCGGCGGATATTGATGGAATCAGCTTCAAGCGGGCTGACCAAGTTGCTGCCAAATTAGGGATTGCCGGCAACGACCCCCGCCGAATCAACGCAGCGGTTGTCCAGTCCTTAGACGACCTCACGATGGCCACGGGAGACACTTACACCAGTATCAAGCCCCTTCTCGCTAACAGCCTTCAGCTCCTCAATGGAGATGGTCGGTCGGCGGACAGTAATATCGTTGCTGATCAGATTGTTGCAATGGAGAAAAAGCACCAAATTAACTATGAGGATGACCACCTGTACCCGACTAGTCTCTACCGGGCTGAATACCAGATTGCTGATCACTTACAGCGCTTGATGGGCACGGGTGAAGAACGGATTGCCGATGAGACAATCATGGCAACGCTGAAACGGACCGAGGAGGAAACGGGCATCAAATATGACCGGGTCCAGGTCCAGGCCGTGGAGACCGCCCTAAACAATAAGGTCATGTTGTTGACCGGAGGCCCAGGTACAGGAAAGACGACCATTATCCGGGCAATCGTTGAATGCTATGCCAAGGTTCACCAACTGTCTTTGGAGGTCAATGATTACAAGGGAAAGGTCTTTCCCATCCTTCTTGCCGCACCGACTGGCCGTGCTGCTAAGCGGATGAGTGATACTACCGACCTGCCGGCAAGTACAATTCACCGGTTGCTGGGATTGAATGGTCGGGAAATGCCAACGGATATCAGTGCCCGTGATTTGAAGGGTTCCTTGCTGATTGTTGACGAGATGTCGATGGTGGACACCCTCCTGTTTAAAACGTTAATTCAAGCGGTTCCAACCGCGATGCACGTTGTCCTAGTGGGTGATAAGGACCAGCTACCGTCAGTGGGCCCGGGACAGGTATTCCATGACCTCCTGTCCTTTAAGGAGTTACCCAAGATTGAGCTGGTCGATATTCACCGCCAAGCGGCCGATTCGACAATCATTCCACTTGCTCACGCAATTAAGGAAGGACACTTACCCGCTGATTTGATGGCCAAGAAGGCGGACCGGTCCTTCATTCCCTGCCGTGCGGGTCAGGTTCCGGACGTCGTTCATCAGATTATTGAAAAGAGTGAGGAACGGGGCTATTCATCTGCAGATGTGCAGATCTTGGCACCAATGTATCGGGGGATGGCTGGTGTGGATAACTTAAATGAGCTTGCTCAGGATGTCTATAATCCCGCTAGTCAATCTAAACAATCGGTTGAGTACCGGGGGCAGACCTTCCGGGTTGGTGACAAGGTCTTGCAACTGGTCAATAGTCCAGAGAACAATGTTTTTAACGGGGATATTGGTAAGATTGTTGCCATTGAAGGCACGGAAAAGGGGCAAAAGAACCCGAATATGACGATTGACTTTGACGGGAACGAGGTTAAATATTCCCGGATGGAATGGAACCAGCTACAGTTAGCTTACGCAATTTCAATTCATAAGTCGCAGGGGAGCCAGTTTAAGATGGTTCTGTTACCGGTGGTGCGTCAGTTCAGCCGGATGTTACAGCGAAACCTGATTTACACCGCGATTACACGGGCGGCTGATAAGCTGATCATGATGGGTGAGGCCCAAGCAATGGCAATGGCGGTCCGCAATGTTGGTACTAATCGCCAAACGACCCTGCTGCAACGGTTAAATGAAAAGTGGCATAAACAGCCAACGGCAGGGGATGTTCAATCAACTTCACCAACGACTAGCGGAGAAACGGTCTTAACACCGGCACTAATTGAGCAAGGCACGATTGACCCGCTGATTGGCATGGATGGGCTCCGTCCGTCTGACCTTTAAACTAAGGCTTGATTGCGCCACCATTTGTTGCGATAATAAGATTTAAATAGCTAGAAAATCAAAGGGAGTACAATAATGACGCAAATCAAGAATGCTCAAAATGTCCGTTTGTTTGCACTAAATTCAAATTACCCGCTGGCAGAGGCCATTGCCGAGAAGGTTGGCCTACCCCTGAGTAAGGCTTCTGATAGCCACTTTGCGGATGGGGAAATCAAGATTACAATTGACGAAAGTGTGCGGGGGTGTGAGGTATACGTAATTCAGTCCGTATCCGATCCCGTTAACACCAATCTAATGGAGCTATTGATCATGGTGGATGCTCTTCGCCGGGCAAGTGCCGCTAAAATCAATGTGGTCATGCCTTACTATGGGTACGCGCGTCAGGACCGCAAAGCGCGCGGCCGGGAACCAATCACCGCTAAGCTGGTTGCTAATTTGCTGGAGATGGACAAAATTGACCGGCTGGTTACGATTGACCTCCACGCTGCTCAGGTGCAAGGATTCTTTGATATTCCGGTCGACCACTTGCAAGCAACGAGTTTGTTTGCCAATTACTTTGACAAACAGGGGCTAGTTAACGATGACACCGTTGTTGTTGCTCCCGACCACGCTGGTGTCAGCTTTGCTCGTAAGTTTGCGGAAAGAATTAAGGCCCCAATTGCAATTATCGATAACCGGGCCGATGAAGTTCGGGAACAGACAGTTCAGGAAGTTCCCGAATACGTCATTGGTGATGTTAAGGGTAAGACGGCCCTGGTTGTTGACGACATTGTCGACACCGGGGTACGGATGAAACTTTCTGCTCAAGCACTGAAGAAGTTCGGGGCAAAAGACGTTTACGGCGTTGCCACCCACGCGGTCCTTTCTGGTAATGCGGTTCAAACCTTGCAGAATTCTCAACTTGAGAAGTTAGTCGTGACTGAT contains these protein-coding regions:
- a CDS encoding tetratricopeptide repeat protein, yielding MTEKNELKQSEKRETEKLVHKLIQAIDEHPEKVNNYYDLGSLLTRLNDYEQAEELFMKALGIFEAKKDQSAINLLNYGLGNLYYEVGKPNAAIKLYNKIDDDKLKADSYLMLAQSYMKKGQHKQAVAYGLTAHELRAQDPEINQVIGDSLLALGEFAEAKKYYDAILKRHPGRADTQFNRGLVAMVLGEPYTDYLTQAKQLNPTYYQKSEQRLADIEKTLQKTQSKKNK
- a CDS encoding ribose-phosphate diphosphokinase, yielding MTQIKNAQNVRLFALNSNYPLAEAIAEKVGLPLSKASDSHFADGEIKITIDESVRGCEVYVIQSVSDPVNTNLMELLIMVDALRRASAAKINVVMPYYGYARQDRKARGREPITAKLVANLLEMDKIDRLVTIDLHAAQVQGFFDIPVDHLQATSLFANYFDKQGLVNDDTVVVAPDHAGVSFARKFAERIKAPIAIIDNRADEVREQTVQEVPEYVIGDVKGKTALVVDDIVDTGVRMKLSAQALKKFGAKDVYGVATHAVLSGNAVQTLQNSQLEKLVVTDTIHLPEKKKFDKLVQLSVADLLKEAVVRIHNHQSIDTLFNR
- a CDS encoding ATP-dependent RecD-like DNA helicase yields the protein MATEMDLFKTPQEPSFFVGQVQSEIFTSPDSFYKVLAVSVEDANFDWDENEITVTGSFGDLSDDQTYRFEGQLVEHPRYGWQFQAKSYHVNRPTSRGGLVEFLASKQFPGVGQKTAEKVVDALGTNAIDKINADPHVLDPLNLRKAVRDSLVENLQANQGLDQVIIGLNDFGFGSNLISSIVDRYGEDALQVIKENPYQLAADIDGISFKRADQVAAKLGIAGNDPRRINAAVVQSLDDLTMATGDTYTSIKPLLANSLQLLNGDGRSADSNIVADQIVAMEKKHQINYEDDHLYPTSLYRAEYQIADHLQRLMGTGEERIADETIMATLKRTEEETGIKYDRVQVQAVETALNNKVMLLTGGPGTGKTTIIRAIVECYAKVHQLSLEVNDYKGKVFPILLAAPTGRAAKRMSDTTDLPASTIHRLLGLNGREMPTDISARDLKGSLLIVDEMSMVDTLLFKTLIQAVPTAMHVVLVGDKDQLPSVGPGQVFHDLLSFKELPKIELVDIHRQAADSTIIPLAHAIKEGHLPADLMAKKADRSFIPCRAGQVPDVVHQIIEKSEERGYSSADVQILAPMYRGMAGVDNLNELAQDVYNPASQSKQSVEYRGQTFRVGDKVLQLVNSPENNVFNGDIGKIVAIEGTEKGQKNPNMTIDFDGNEVKYSRMEWNQLQLAYAISIHKSQGSQFKMVLLPVVRQFSRMLQRNLIYTAITRAADKLIMMGEAQAMAMAVRNVGTNRQTTLLQRLNEKWHKQPTAGDVQSTSPTTSGETVLTPALIEQGTIDPLIGMDGLRPSDL
- a CDS encoding cold-shock protein translates to MLKGKVKSFDEQKGWGFITVPHEGDIFVHYSGIEGTRRRVLQAGEDVSLVIVQGHKGPQAAHIKVIS
- a CDS encoding histidine phosphatase family protein — protein: MTKVYLIRHGKTEWNLESRYQGGHGDSPLLKTSYQEIELLAQSLKKVAFAHAYASPLRRARVTAQKLISHLDQPIPLTIDSRLMEFNLGKMEGMHFDDVAKKWPDELNNFRHHPDRYNEAVTGSESFQQVIDRVGSAVKEFCRVNPEANILIVSHGAALNATINALIGTPLPHLKDRGGLSNTSTTILKTDDAEHFTLEKWNDTTYLHKTKVDPTDTI
- a CDS encoding NUDIX hydrolase, which codes for MDFTEKPLSSKEVFNGHLINVEVQQVKTPEGNIAQREIVHHAPAVAILAITSDNKMLLEKQWRAPIGKTTLEIPAGKVDFRDQASADHAARRELNEETRLQAGKLEKLSSFYTSVGCMDEYMTLYLATELSPVVNALPKDQDEELVVRKVSLDEAQAMIASGEIEDAKTIMAIYYWQGMKSNG
- a CDS encoding 5'-methylthioadenosine/adenosylhomocysteine nucleosidase, producing MRFGIICAMPEEIKELKAQLVGGVAKRIGGKDYFMGQISGQDVVLVESGIGKVEAGITTEHLITDCHADVVINSGSAGGIGQGLHVGDVVISTATAYHDVDATAFNYKYGQLPGKEPRFIASKEWGAALKGAGQKTGLNVKQGLIVSGDQFIASKKAIDQILTHFPDALSSEMEGAAVGQVATDHDVPYVVVRAMSDTGDEDAGVSFDDFIVDAGKRSAKMLLQLFADRAAQ
- the mnmA gene encoding tRNA 2-thiouridine(34) synthase MnmA, whose amino-acid sequence is MTDHSHTRVVVGMSGGVDSSVTALLLKRQGYDVVGVFMKNWDDTDENGVCTATEDYKDVAKVAAKIGIPYYSVNFEKEYWDRVFKYFIAEYKKGRTPNPDVICNKEIKFKAFIDYANQLGADYVATGHYADLKRDADGRMHLMRAKDQHKDQTYFLSQLDYHQLDKVMFPLANYTKPEIRQIAKEAGLATADKKDSVGICFIGEDGHFREFLSQYIPAQPGNMETVDGQVVGQHMGLMYYTIGQRRGLGLGGNKKSNEPWFVIGKDIKKNILYVGQGYHNEHLYATHLEASDIHWVDDVVSRYGHDFHCTAKFRYRQKDVGVTAHIAEDGQHVTVEFDDPARAITPGQAVVFYDGQECLGSAIIDRAYNNERQLQYV
- a CDS encoding cysteine desulfurase family protein — its product is MNEIYLDNAATTPMTPEVIDEMTRQMKESWGNASTGYSYGRHAKLVMENSRHVIAQSINADDNEIVFTSGGTESDNTAIIQTAFARQKLGKHIITTAIEHEAVLKPLHFLEQHGFEVTYLPVDEDGNISLNDFKAALRDDTILVTVMMGNNEVGSRLPIHEIGEILKNHQAWFHTDAVQAYGLLPIDVKKDHIDLLSTSAHKLNGPKMMGFLYRREGISFPSFIKGGDQETKRRAGTENVPAIAAFAKAVAIDTPDEKQARQTRYYHFKKKIVQGLKDNHIPFAVNGQISPDNLNHVLNIWFKGISTYVMQTDLDLDGIAVSGGSACTAGSIEPSHVLTAMFGPDSPRISESIRISFGALNTDEDIDKLIAAIVKIVHKLNKLDKGAN
- a CDS encoding DUF1831 domain-containing protein, which encodes MDFAKRVKVPGDQTTYSLSPEVKRYTLIDLGFEETKRGNFEYKGSLDTDNPFKPVARLRILINVELTGFKMETVTGNGARRINIFNHQRSAEFVEQYHFILDEMLKRNVFKSEGQK